The following are from one region of the Rhizobacter sp. AJA081-3 genome:
- the xylB gene encoding xylulokinase — MITLGIDIGTSSVKVALLGDDDHVIAHSSQPLHVSRPHTGFSEQAPEDWWQATCAGLDDLKAQHPAELAETTAIGLSGQMHGATLLDAAGEVLRPCILWNDGRSEAECAELERDWPVLRQVTGNIAMPGFTAPKLLWVRKHEPQIFARTAKVLLPKAYLRWRLAGEYAEDMSDASGTLWLDVGARRWSEAALAACGLRIDQMPRLVEGSEPAGQLRPELVSRWGFRRAPILAGGAGDNAAGAVGVGAVHPGDAFVSLGTSGVLWATTASFAPNPARAVHAFCHAVPNTWHQMGVLLSAASSLAWWASVAGRSESELLAELDTGSEGASPVWFAPYLSGERTPHNDARVRGGFLGLAADTTRAHMTRAVLEGVAYAMHDAQQSLAGAGTVLTEAALIGGGARSPVWAQILADVLGMTLHQVAESEIGCALGAARLARMAAGEGIAVARPATRLRSFQPRPGQVSLHAQRHAHWQRLYPLARDFAR; from the coding sequence ATGATCACGCTGGGCATCGACATCGGCACCTCGAGCGTGAAGGTCGCGCTGCTGGGCGATGACGACCACGTCATTGCGCACAGCAGCCAGCCGCTGCACGTGAGCCGGCCGCACACCGGCTTCAGCGAGCAGGCACCGGAAGACTGGTGGCAGGCCACCTGCGCCGGCCTCGACGATCTGAAAGCGCAGCACCCGGCCGAGCTGGCCGAGACCACGGCGATCGGCCTGTCCGGCCAGATGCACGGCGCCACGCTGCTCGACGCCGCCGGCGAGGTGCTGCGGCCCTGCATCCTGTGGAACGACGGCCGCAGCGAGGCCGAATGCGCCGAGCTGGAACGCGACTGGCCGGTGCTGCGCCAGGTCACCGGCAACATCGCCATGCCCGGCTTCACGGCGCCCAAGCTGCTGTGGGTGCGCAAGCACGAACCACAGATCTTCGCGCGCACGGCCAAGGTGCTGCTGCCCAAGGCCTACCTGCGCTGGCGGCTGGCGGGTGAGTATGCGGAAGACATGTCCGACGCCTCGGGCACGCTGTGGCTGGACGTCGGCGCGCGCCGCTGGTCCGAGGCCGCGCTGGCGGCCTGCGGCTTGCGCATCGACCAGATGCCGCGCCTCGTGGAGGGCAGCGAGCCCGCCGGCCAGCTGCGCCCCGAGCTCGTGTCGCGCTGGGGCTTTCGCCGCGCACCGATCCTCGCCGGCGGTGCCGGCGACAACGCCGCCGGCGCGGTCGGCGTGGGCGCGGTGCACCCCGGCGATGCCTTCGTGTCGCTGGGCACATCGGGGGTGTTGTGGGCCACCACGGCGAGCTTCGCCCCCAACCCGGCGCGCGCGGTACACGCCTTCTGCCATGCCGTACCGAACACCTGGCACCAGATGGGCGTGCTGCTGTCGGCCGCGTCCAGCCTGGCCTGGTGGGCCTCGGTGGCCGGGCGCAGCGAATCCGAGCTGCTGGCCGAACTCGACACCGGATCCGAAGGTGCCAGCCCGGTGTGGTTCGCGCCCTACCTGTCGGGCGAGCGCACGCCGCACAACGACGCCCGCGTGCGCGGCGGCTTTCTGGGCCTGGCCGCCGACACGACGCGGGCGCACATGACACGCGCCGTGCTCGAAGGCGTGGCCTATGCGATGCACGACGCGCAGCAGTCGCTGGCCGGCGCCGGCACGGTGCTCACCGAGGCCGCGTTGATCGGCGGCGGAGCACGCTCGCCGGTCTGGGCACAGATCCTCGCCGACGTGCTCGGCATGACGCTGCACCAGGTGGCCGAGAGCGAGATCGGCTGCGCACTCGGCGCCGCGCGGCTGGCACGCATGGCGGCCGGCGAAGGCATCGCCGTGGCCCGACCCGCGACGCGGCTGCGCAGCTTCCAGCCGCGACCCGGCCAGGTGTCGCTTCACGCCCAGCGGCATGCCCACTGGCAACGTCTTTACCCGCTCGCACGCGACTTCGCGCGCTGA
- a CDS encoding LacI family DNA-binding transcriptional regulator: MDAIVRASLLDVARVAGVSLATVDRVLHGRAGVRERTVERVNAAVQQLGYRPDPAAARLARNRSVRLAFVLPSGTNSFVTLLNQQVQAMAPWLAEQRAAAAVQAVDVFSPQALAQHLHGLQGQFDAVIVMALDHPQVRAAIDDLVAHGTEVVTLVSDVPSSKRAHFVGIDNVAAGRTAGTLLGRFIGPREGRVGLVLGSRALRDHAERLFGFEQVMAAEHPHLKLLPPIEGHDLSDRTEPLVAKLLKREPTLAGLYSIGAGNRGIQAALTASGRADHVVWVCHELTPHSRRALLDGVADAVINQDAGHEVRSACRLALARLSGERVLHDQERIRIDIFLKDNLP; this comes from the coding sequence ATGGATGCCATCGTCCGCGCCAGCCTTCTAGACGTCGCCCGCGTGGCGGGCGTGAGCCTGGCCACCGTCGATCGCGTGCTGCACGGCCGCGCCGGGGTGCGCGAGCGCACCGTCGAGCGCGTCAACGCGGCCGTGCAGCAGCTCGGCTACCGGCCCGACCCGGCCGCAGCGCGGCTGGCGCGCAACCGCAGCGTGCGCCTGGCCTTCGTGCTTCCCTCGGGCACCAACAGCTTCGTGACCCTGCTCAACCAGCAGGTGCAGGCCATGGCGCCCTGGCTGGCCGAGCAGCGCGCCGCCGCCGCGGTGCAGGCCGTCGACGTGTTCTCGCCGCAGGCGCTGGCGCAGCACCTTCACGGACTTCAGGGTCAGTTCGACGCGGTGATCGTGATGGCGCTCGACCACCCGCAGGTACGCGCCGCCATCGACGACCTGGTGGCACACGGCACCGAAGTGGTCACGCTGGTGTCCGACGTGCCGAGCTCGAAACGCGCGCACTTTGTGGGCATAGACAACGTGGCCGCCGGGCGCACCGCCGGCACGCTGCTGGGGCGCTTCATCGGGCCGCGCGAGGGCCGCGTCGGCCTGGTGTTGGGCAGCCGCGCGCTGCGCGACCATGCCGAGCGCCTGTTCGGCTTCGAGCAGGTGATGGCCGCCGAGCACCCGCACCTGAAGCTGTTGCCGCCGATCGAGGGCCACGATCTGTCGGACCGCACCGAGCCGCTGGTGGCGAAGCTGCTCAAGCGCGAGCCCACCCTGGCCGGCCTGTACAGCATCGGCGCCGGCAACCGCGGGATCCAGGCCGCGCTGACGGCCAGCGGCCGCGCCGATCATGTCGTGTGGGTCTGCCACGAACTCACGCCGCATTCGCGCCGCGCCCTGCTCGACGGCGTGGCCGATGCCGTCATCAACCAGGACGCCGGCCATGAGGTGCGCTCTGCATGCCGCCTCGCGCTGGCCCGCCTGTCGGGGGAGCGGGTGCTGCACGACCAGGAACGCATCCGAATCGACATCTTCCTGAAGGACAACCTGCCGTGA
- a CDS encoding L,D-transpeptidase has product MLVVAAMWCGCLAAAQAATVAVEPAVSDDARYAAAWVLDHADHQGRPFAIVDKKAARIHVFDGEGRLIGASAVLLGSTPGDAAAPDIARRPPSSLGVDERTTPAGRFASEPGRNDRGEAIVWVDYDAALAIHRLRPAPPAQRRAQRLTSALASEHRISLGCIVVPVAFYEEVVAPGLGRRRGVVYVLPETRPVNDMFSALRPDVRAP; this is encoded by the coding sequence ATGCTGGTCGTAGCGGCCATGTGGTGCGGGTGTCTGGCGGCTGCGCAGGCCGCGACCGTTGCCGTCGAGCCGGCCGTGTCGGACGATGCGCGATACGCCGCAGCGTGGGTGCTCGACCATGCGGATCACCAGGGCCGGCCTTTCGCGATTGTCGACAAGAAGGCTGCGCGCATCCATGTCTTCGACGGAGAAGGCCGCCTGATCGGCGCCTCGGCGGTGCTGCTGGGCAGCACGCCGGGCGACGCGGCGGCGCCGGACATCGCGCGGCGGCCGCCGTCCAGCCTGGGCGTCGATGAGCGCACCACGCCGGCCGGGCGATTCGCCTCCGAGCCCGGCCGCAACGACCGCGGCGAAGCGATCGTCTGGGTCGACTACGACGCCGCGCTGGCCATCCATCGGTTGCGGCCTGCGCCGCCCGCGCAGCGTCGGGCGCAGCGGCTGACCTCGGCTCTCGCCAGTGAGCACCGCATCTCGCTGGGCTGCATCGTCGTGCCGGTGGCGTTCTACGAGGAAGTCGTCGCGCCGGGCCTGGGCCGGCGGCGTGGCGTGGTCTACGTGCTGCCGGAAACTCGCCCGGTGAACGACATGTTCAGCGCGCTGCGGCCGGACGTGCGCGCTCCCTGA